The window ATGACACATTTTTTAGgcttcattttatttatattatatatacatatatttgtgCTATAATAAAGgaaatttatttacttataatattattttatctaaaatatcatcatcattattttttatatgtaaaaatcatgttaagagATTTACAACAACTCACATGACACTCAATCAATTGAGTTAGActcttatgaaaaaatatattattttattaaataaatatattttttaaaaaaattaaaattaaaattaaaagtgcaGTTATAACAATGTTTGCATTATTGTTTAACCTTTCATTATATAATTGTATTTCattgtaaattttgtaattataatatactCTTTATTTTGAGTGAAAAtgccattaaataaaatatcaaacatgATAGATCTTTTGAAGGTGGTGCTTGAGAAGCACAAGGTAACACTAAGGGTGACACCTCTACTTACTAGTGACAACAAtcatatattttgataaatattttcttgatcAACCCATTATgataatttgttttcatttttaactcattttaataaaaaaagataattaatggCCTGACCTCATATGTAGTCTTTAGATCAACACCTTCGCTAGTGTATTTATCAATTGTCCCAACAATGCTTTGGTCGAAAGTTTAAAAAGtgtctcattttatttatttattatgacttTTGTTGGAAATGTTAGAAACTTAAAAAACTATAacgaaattttttaaaatttaatatactttaatgatataattgtgaaatataatgaataaaaattgaCATTAAGTCAAAGTTGAAAGAAAACGAGTATGATATTGCATTCGCATAGGTGACATGGCTACTTTCACACGTTTTATACACaagtaaataatattatatatttttaatttattatagtcTTTGTTGTTAAAAAAAGTCGATGTTTAAGAGAGTCCATTGTTATGCGGTAAGTATATAGTTTACAAAAGTCTAGTCTATATTTATTTGTGATCAATAACAACATAGCAATAAAATcccctaaaaaaatataataataaaatgaaatcctTTGGGTAGGAGAAAATGTAatagaaatttttatatattaaaaaaatatgataccaTGCAAGATATATATGAAAACCTTTGGGTAAGAGAAAATGAAGTTCAaatgtgtctatatatatatatatatatatatatatatatatatatatatatatatatatatatatatatatatatatatatatatataagaaacacgttatagtttattttaaacatgaacaaatataataaattacaagcaacaatagaaaaagataaatatgataaattattttgtatataatGATATGATATAATTAATCTAATAAAGACATGCAAATAGatcaatgtatttttttaatttaaaaaataaaactaaaattggaaaataaaataattaaaagattaaatgatattttaatcttatccaactatataattattttaaactaaaaaatatataaatgacgATGATACATGACAATAACACAACAAAAGAATACATATGTTATTCGCATCcccatttaataaaattgaaacataaaaaaataaaataattaaaagaaaaaaaatattttaatcttatccaaatatttaaaataaatatatgaaatgatatttttatttaatttgatgataaataagtatattataaaaaaaacttctgaACATGTATTAAAATTTGCCAAATTTCGACTTCTCCTGActgtttattttacttttactcACTCATTTTAACTCCCAACCAAACAAATTCTAATGGCACCAAATTTCATGTAGACAAGTTTTCGATTTTCAGTAATATCAATAATGGAGGACATGAtaataatagagaaaaatgtttatgctctcataatataaaataatttcacacacaAACGGTTTTATGATTGTATTTAATGTTGTAAAAAATCGGTGTCAATTTAATTGATTCACTTAAAGTTAGCTTGCTtttaaattagataaaattagttttaaattattgaatGTAATTGAAATATGTGATAAGATTAAtcttaattagaatttttttctttattaaaaaaagtatgaaaattaatttttctgctATAAAATAAATAGGTACATGTGCGTCCTTATATTTAgcactaataattttttatatatagttttagtGTTTTGGGTGAAATCGGGCATTCTTTGGCTGTGAATCAATGATTAATTTCATGAAATACTAAAATCTATATTTATAGGATTGATCTCTTTTAGTCATGTTTTTTTCATATGCATAGACTATAATTGAATCCTCACCACAATCTTTAAGTGGCAATGCTATTTGTCAACTATGTTACATTATCTTTGGCATGTAAGTTTAGTGCTGTCTGTTCTTCCGTttagtttataataaataatcaaattcgcCTCTAAATGTGTAAGGTgttgagaaattaatttataaaagaaaaaaaatttaaatttattttttaaatgaataaaaagtatgacaaattaatcttgtaataatttaatgagagattagtttataaattttataacttaatattaaattagtcatcaaaatatataaattattattaaattaatctttaaatattaaaacttaataataaaataattttataataggactaatttttttattttttaagaatcaaTTTATCTCTCATGTCAAACTTTGGGaaacaaatttgattatttagaCTATAATTTTATTCTGTGGTCCGCAAGAGAGTTTTTGTTTTGTCGGCTTGAATGGTGTTGGGCCCAAGAGAGCGAGTCACATCATCTTATGGGCTTGCATTTCATGCTTAGTGGGCTGAGGCAGTGCAGGTGTAGTTGCTGTTTGAGGGATCAAAACAAAAACCTAGTTTTTAGACACTGCAACACCAGCATCCATGGCAAGTAGGAGGTGTCTGCGAGCGTTAACGCAAAAAACGACACCGTTTCTCTTCCGAAACGCATCCTCTCTCCGCTCACTCACCGTGCCTCCGTTTCCCAACGCCAACGCTTCTTCCCCCGTTTTCACCGTACGCGCCTCTGTCTTCGCGCAATGGCCCCACCTCCGCTATTTCTCTTCCGAGAAAAAAGACGACCACAGCGACGAAGACGATGATGGCGATGAGGATTACGATGATGAAGAAGAGGATTATGTTGATGACGACGACGATGATGACGTCCCTGTGTCGAGAGGGAAAAAAGTGTACACTGCGGAGGAGAAGGAAGCGGAAGCCGCGGCAATTGGGTACAGAGTAGTGGGTCCCCTTCAAAAGGACGAAGATAGCGTTTTTAAGCCTTACGAGCCTGTTTTTGCTGTTGTTCAGGTTCCAATtttcaaactttattctttttaaaaaataatttttgatttttttaatattattttaaaacttgtttgattaaacttttttgtagtttttttcaATACCCGCAAGTGTGCCTGTGTCCACAAATCAACCATGTTTGATAAAACAAATAACCCTCTTTAAGAAAATAGTTTAAATTCATGTGCATATTAAAAGTGAGAATGAGAACTTCTTTGGGTTATTTctgttttttgctttttaaaGCACttgtttagaaaataattttcaagacTTGATAGattttgattaagaaattagGCATGAAATTGCTATGAAGGACAGACTCTGAAATGTACACGGACACTTGGACATGGCCAATGTCCAAAATATAGGACACGGGACAACGCGAACACAATACACACATAAACAAAGAttctaattaaatgaaatatgagtaacatataacaaaatatctaaattgatggtacatttatctttttaaaccaactttttttttcaattttttagttgTGGAAAAGTGACAACTTAAGTGTTCtagttaacaaaaataatttttaagttagaCACCTAATAAGAAGCGTTGAACAAGTGTTCAGGTGTGTCGATGTTGAAAACACGTCCCACAAGGCGATACTTTGAATAGAGGTGTCTGTGCTTCATAGtgaaattgttttagaaaactgttttaaaaactaaaaagttgaAAGAGAATCAGATTTCGGCTTTAGTGATTGTTTGTGTTGCTTTTTTTGTTGGTTCAGATTGGTTCGCACCAGTTTAAAGTAAGCAACCGAGACAGCATTTTCACTGAAAGATTGAAGTTTTGTGAAGTGAATGACAAGGTGAATGTCTCTTTTACTAGAAGATCCTAACTCTTGTATGTGCTAACATGTGCAACAATTGTTAAAGTACAGTTGCTTCTTACCATTTTGATAGTTCTACAAACTACTTTGTTTGCCCTAGTTGTTTGTGTGATTGGAATATGTTTTATAAGTGTGTCAGCaatcttaataaataataatcaatgGCTTGTTTTCTTTGTACTAATTATTTGCTATTTTCTTTGTTATGGAATCTTTCATGCCAGTTAATTGAATATTTCATTGCATTTTTGCCCATTGCAGTTGATTCTGAACAAAGTTCTATTGCTTGGCTCTGCTAGTCAGACAATTATCGGCAGACCTATAGTACCAGATGCAGCTGTTCATGCTGTTGTTGAGGAGCATGTAAGTGTAGAACTTCCCATTTAAATTGTGTAGaatcaactttttttatgaTGGGAGTAGGAATAGCATAGGCTTGGATAGAATGATCTGCTCTCTCAGTCTTTACTGTTCCATTCAAGACTTTTTTTATGGTGGGAGTTGCATCTATGTTCCATTtactgttttttctattcattcatttgcattcataatgaaaaaaggaattaaattgCCAATTGTGACTAAATGACATAATCTCCTCtggttttcaaaattaaaaaagaatcatatatTTTGCATTTGTGTTATAAGGAGGGTCTCTTAGGAGCTGTTTGTTTGGTCCACTTcctcttttcattttcaaagaaaattgaaaatacagTTGAAAATGTTTCGTTGaacttaaaaaacattttttagaaaatcttGCTGAAATTAAGCCCAAatctgaaaacaaaaaataataattttgagtgTTTTCCTATCATGCTACAATTTGACATCTCAATGGCTTTTGAGTTCTGAATGCTGCTGGTACCTCTCCACCTATGTTGCAACACTCTCCTTCGCCACTCACCATTTGCTCAAAGTTTACAAATTCTCAACCAAACTAGATCCAAGTCTCTGACTCTATTGCCATTTTGTCCTAATGCCATTTTGATCCATCGCACCCATCCTTgtgatttggtttttgaaatagTAGAATAATGGTGCTCATAATGATTTCCTTTTATCATGGTCTGTGTGTGCTGCCCCTCTTTCCTGCTGGCTACATTGCCTGTTCCTCTGAACTGTATCCATGCATTATAATTGTCCTATTTCTAATAGCTTTAGATTTCCATGTGATGcaataatgaaaattttctggtttttctaaCCACTGTATATTTGATTTCTTTCCATACACTTGCATGTGTGCTCATTTTCCCTTTATACCAGGCACTTGATGCAaaggtaattatttttaagaaaaagagaagaaaaaattaccGAAGAACCAAAGGACATCGTCAGGTGTGTTggaaatcaattattttatcacGTAAAGTTTGATATCATTTATTTGATGCTAATTCTACTTGATGCATGGTTATCATCTTCAGGAGTTGACTAAGTTAAGGATAACTGATATTCAAGGAATTGAGAAACCTCAAAATGTATTGCCTGAAAAACCTCCAAAACCTgctaagaaagaaaaggaaaaagttgCAGTTACAGCTTAAAAAGGATGTACCTACCCCCTTGGGTGTTGATGGTTATTGCTATCTTTTTGTCTCAGTGAGTTTTGATAGTTGGATGGCATGTAGGAGCATGGTGGTATTGCTGGTGATAGTCAAAACCATCCACTCAGTAGTAGGGTTTTGTAGAATTGTTACACAAATTTTCTTTTCCCTCTGTAATGCTATAACTAGTGATTCGACGTTTGAAACGTAGATCCATTGATTCTTAAATTGGTTTCAAGAAATTTAATAATGACTCCTGTACTATTTTGTTAGTCAAAAACATGATACTAAACAATGCTTTTTACCAATTtctgacaaacaaaaaaattcaaactttgaCATTATCATCCTGTGCTTCGAAAAGCAAAGGTTCTGGAGAAAAAGGATTCTGACATGAACTATAGAGTGCCGTCTAAAGATGCAAATGAGTTGAAAAAACTTGAATGCCAAAAGCTCAAGCTTGGCCTGTGAAAAGAATTATGGCTCTCAGGATTTATTTAAGCTGGAGCTTGGTttgttagaaaaatataaagtttgtaCTTAATAACTTGTTAGGctaaaaaatatagtaataaaTAGAATATTTAACATAGGAAATATGTAGTGATGATTTatgaaattaacatttttttaacattatatatTCACTCATTATTTACCAGTTTTTAATGTCAAGTTTGAGGTTTTTTTTAGCTTATCGAATACTTAACAAGTTgggtttaaataatttaaaagtgcATTTATACTTTTACGGGAAATTATGTCTTTATCTATATTGATATTAgagaatttgattatttatataattgagtttataattaagtttgaaattaatattatattaaaacaaatgaaCTAGGTCAACATTTAGCAAATTGTGTTCAAATACTTAACAATATCTCAGGTCATTTACACTATATTGACTTAAATGCAGTGTCTGAATGTGTCACTATTG of the Glycine max cultivar Williams 82 chromosome 13, Glycine_max_v4.0, whole genome shotgun sequence genome contains:
- the LOC100780480 gene encoding 50S ribosomal protein L21, mitochondrial; this translates as MASRRCLRALTQKTTPFLFRNASSLRSLTVPPFPNANASSPVFTVRASVFAQWPHLRYFSSEKKDDHSDEDDDGDEDYDDEEEDYVDDDDDDDVPVSRGKKVYTAEEKEAEAAAIGYRVVGPLQKDEDSVFKPYEPVFAVVQIGSHQFKVSNRDSIFTERLKFCEVNDKLILNKVLLLGSASQTIIGRPIVPDAAVHAVVEEHALDAKVIIFKKKRRKNYRRTKGHRQELTKLRITDIQGIEKPQNVLPEKPPKPAKKEKEKVAVTA